Proteins from a genomic interval of Symmachiella macrocystis:
- the ftsH gene encoding ATP-dependent zinc metalloprotease FtsH, with protein sequence MTDKPTKSPDKRGPSRPERPQSSNLHWYILGFIVVILLMVTIVERNNSSQEMDYSAFLTAINKGEDQKDRLDATNIHNLTIGKEFIRFQDRPDPKDGKPPIPKKFYIPINAQSDMASDRLEKLLESKGIPFAYEPPPSEWRGMFMVFLPLIILFLLLMFFFRRMGGAGTAMSFGRSRGRFYAQEDLEVTFEDAAGIDEAADELREVVEFLRNPAKYQALGGRIPRGVLLVGPPGTGKTLLAKAVAGEAGVPFFSLSGSDFVEMFVGVGASRVRDMFAQAVAKSPSIIFIDELDALGKVRGSGAPGGHDEREQTLNALLVEMDGFHSDQSVIVMAATNMPETLDPALMRPGRFDRHVLVDRPDFKGREAILKVHIVKIKVGDDVDLERVARMTPGFVGADLANLVNEAALLAARKNKTSVGMAEFEEGIERVIAGLEKQTRIITPEEKQRVAYHECGHALVACCLPHTDPVHKISIIPRGMSALGYTLQHPDEERHLVTQSELFNRICVFLGGIATEETIFQETSTGAQNDLERATDLARRMVTEFGMSPKLGRVNYHVSNRSPFLASGFGASTERAHSEETIREIDLEIKRIVDEANRTAHDIIKERREVLEHMTRELLENEIMNTDQLQAILDEHKIGPQIKPGTHARNPVPKVTESEQDNDLPSQPAEGG encoded by the coding sequence ATGACTGATAAACCGACGAAATCGCCGGATAAACGCGGACCAAGCCGCCCCGAACGCCCTCAATCCAGCAATTTGCATTGGTACATTTTGGGTTTCATCGTCGTGATTCTGCTGATGGTTACGATCGTCGAGCGGAATAACAGTAGCCAGGAAATGGACTACAGTGCATTTCTTACCGCGATCAACAAAGGCGAGGATCAAAAAGATCGCCTGGATGCCACAAACATCCACAATCTGACGATCGGCAAAGAATTCATCCGCTTTCAAGATCGTCCTGATCCCAAAGACGGAAAACCTCCGATTCCGAAAAAGTTTTACATCCCCATCAACGCACAGTCGGACATGGCCAGCGACCGTTTAGAAAAGTTGCTGGAATCCAAGGGGATTCCCTTCGCGTATGAGCCTCCGCCGTCGGAATGGCGGGGGATGTTTATGGTCTTCCTCCCCTTGATTATCCTGTTTCTGTTGCTGATGTTCTTCTTCCGCCGCATGGGAGGCGCCGGAACGGCGATGTCGTTCGGTCGCAGCCGCGGACGGTTCTACGCACAGGAAGATCTTGAAGTCACGTTTGAAGATGCCGCCGGGATTGATGAAGCTGCGGATGAACTCCGCGAAGTGGTCGAGTTTTTACGAAACCCCGCCAAATACCAAGCCTTGGGCGGACGGATCCCCCGCGGCGTTTTGCTGGTCGGTCCTCCGGGAACGGGAAAGACCTTGCTGGCCAAAGCCGTAGCGGGCGAAGCGGGTGTGCCGTTCTTTAGTTTGTCCGGCTCGGATTTCGTCGAGATGTTTGTCGGCGTGGGTGCTTCACGGGTGCGGGACATGTTCGCACAAGCGGTCGCCAAGTCGCCATCGATTATTTTCATCGACGAACTCGATGCCTTGGGTAAAGTCCGCGGCAGCGGTGCGCCCGGTGGGCACGATGAACGCGAACAGACACTCAACGCGCTGTTGGTCGAGATGGACGGTTTTCACTCCGACCAAAGCGTGATTGTAATGGCCGCGACCAACATGCCCGAAACGCTGGATCCCGCGTTAATGCGGCCCGGCCGCTTTGACCGCCACGTGCTGGTCGATCGTCCCGACTTTAAGGGCCGCGAAGCGATTCTCAAAGTGCATATCGTGAAAATCAAAGTGGGTGATGACGTCGACTTAGAACGGGTCGCCCGCATGACGCCGGGGTTTGTCGGCGCGGACTTGGCCAATCTTGTCAACGAGGCCGCGTTATTGGCCGCTCGCAAAAACAAAACTTCCGTAGGGATGGCCGAGTTCGAAGAGGGCATTGAACGGGTGATCGCCGGACTGGAAAAACAGACGCGGATCATCACCCCGGAAGAAAAACAGCGTGTCGCCTACCACGAATGCGGTCACGCACTCGTCGCCTGCTGCCTGCCGCATACCGATCCGGTTCACAAGATTTCCATCATCCCCCGTGGCATGTCGGCACTGGGATACACGCTGCAGCATCCGGATGAAGAACGGCATTTGGTCACGCAGTCCGAATTATTCAACCGGATCTGTGTGTTCCTTGGCGGAATCGCCACCGAAGAAACGATCTTCCAAGAAACGTCGACCGGTGCTCAAAACGATCTGGAACGTGCCACTGACTTAGCTCGACGGATGGTTACCGAATTCGGTATGAGTCCCAAATTGGGGCGTGTGAATTATCACGTGAGCAACCGCTCCCCGTTTCTGGCTTCGGGATTTGGAGCCTCGACCGAGCGTGCCCACAGTGAGGAGACGATTCGCGAAATTGATTTGGAGATCAAACGCATCGTCGATGAGGCAAATCGGACGGCGCATGACATCATCAAAGAACGCCGCGAAGTCTTGGAACACATGACTCGTGAGCTGCTCGAAAATGAAATCATGAACACCGATCAATTGCAGGCCATTCTGGATGAACACAAAATCGGCCCGCAAATCAAACCGGGAACCCACGCCCGCAACCCCGTCCCCAAGGTGACCGAGTCGGAACAGGACAACGACCTACCGTCTCAACCAGCCGAAGGGGGTTGA
- a CDS encoding aspartate aminotransferase family protein, producing the protein MSAIDKTVCRVPRSMELYARAEELIPGATQLVSRRPSRAAMGVSPAYATRAKGARFWDVDGHEYIDWVSGIGAIILGYCDPVVDAAVCKQIESGLNYSINHELEIELAEELVATIPCAEMVRYAKGGGDACAIAVRIARGATGREKIVFCGYHGWHDWYLAANLSADATLDAHLFPGIEPIGVPQSLAGTAIPFEYGNAESLQSLLEKHAGEVAAVIMEPLRSEEPLAGYLQQVRSLTEQHGTVLIFDEVSTGFRLSVGGVQPYLGIEPDMAVFAKSISNGYPMGAVVGSRAVMEPAAQMFISSTYWSDLIGIRAALTTLREIRRRGVPEYLQDLGRSIISRMNEVADETGLSVRCGGISVHPYLQFEVDDPTISRQLSTLYVQEMAKRGCYGFPSFYLNAAQGDPELDQTTAAARETFSLLKQGLDAGQLDGLLEADLTQDVFRRIVR; encoded by the coding sequence ATGTCCGCCATCGACAAAACGGTTTGCCGTGTCCCTCGTTCCATGGAGCTTTACGCCCGCGCCGAAGAATTGATCCCCGGTGCCACACAGTTGGTTAGCCGACGGCCATCACGAGCCGCCATGGGCGTTTCACCCGCCTATGCGACTCGCGCCAAAGGGGCTAGGTTTTGGGATGTCGACGGACATGAGTACATCGATTGGGTCAGCGGGATCGGCGCCATCATCCTCGGCTATTGTGATCCGGTCGTCGATGCGGCCGTCTGCAAACAAATCGAATCCGGTCTGAACTACTCGATTAACCATGAGCTGGAAATCGAACTGGCCGAAGAATTAGTCGCCACGATTCCCTGTGCCGAGATGGTCCGTTATGCCAAAGGCGGAGGCGATGCGTGCGCCATAGCTGTTCGCATTGCGCGGGGAGCAACCGGGCGGGAAAAGATTGTGTTTTGTGGATATCACGGCTGGCACGATTGGTATCTGGCGGCAAATCTTTCGGCCGATGCCACATTGGATGCGCATCTGTTCCCCGGCATCGAGCCGATTGGCGTCCCGCAATCATTGGCCGGAACCGCCATCCCCTTTGAATATGGCAATGCCGAGTCGTTGCAATCGCTCCTGGAGAAACACGCGGGGGAGGTTGCTGCGGTCATCATGGAACCACTTCGCAGCGAGGAACCACTGGCCGGTTATTTGCAACAGGTCCGTTCGCTCACTGAGCAGCACGGTACAGTGTTGATCTTCGATGAAGTCTCTACCGGCTTTCGTTTAAGCGTCGGCGGTGTGCAACCCTATCTGGGCATCGAACCCGACATGGCCGTTTTTGCCAAATCGATATCCAACGGCTACCCGATGGGAGCCGTCGTTGGCAGCCGCGCTGTAATGGAACCGGCAGCGCAAATGTTCATTTCCAGCACCTATTGGAGCGACCTGATCGGAATTCGTGCTGCTCTGACTACCTTGCGAGAGATCCGCCGCCGGGGCGTCCCTGAGTACCTCCAGGATCTCGGCCGCTCGATTATCTCGCGGATGAACGAGGTCGCTGACGAGACCGGTTTGTCGGTCCGTTGCGGCGGAATTTCGGTCCATCCCTACCTGCAGTTCGAAGTCGATGATCCCACCATTTCTCGACAACTCTCCACGCTCTATGTGCAGGAAATGGCCAAACGGGGCTGCTACGGTTTCCCTTCTTTTTATCTCAATGCCGCCCAAGGGGATCCGGAACTCGACCAAACTACGGCGGCCGCCCGCGAAACGTTTTCGCTCCTCAAGCAGGGGCTGGATGCGGGCCAACTCGATGGACTCCTCGAAGCCGATCTGACGCAGGATGTCTTTCGCCGCATCGTCCGCTGA
- a CDS encoding Ig-like domain-containing protein, translating into MSSSLDLNGGMHTDDDETNHSHGCGCGCCVGGHLHGLDPIETTTTPDESGDGEQYPLASLPLLSSNPTASVKLYLDFDGHFESQWGAYSNITSPAFSIDGDYSSFSTAEIDAITEIWQRVSEDFAPFNIDVTTIEPGSFANGEAMRVVIGGNSSWYGGTVGGLGYINSFTDSVVNTVYVFPDHLAKNARYIGEAASHEAGHGFGLRHQSRYVDGSKTHEYNPGGNGWAPIMGSSYYQTRSTWSDGTTYSSNAYQDDMEVIARAANGFGYRTDDHGGLGSATTLSFTGNNASASGILEKMSDQDAFSFTAAAGQLTLQLNVAEVGANLDSVLELRTQAGDLIATADPSNNFGATISTTVDGGNYVLVVRSTGEYGSVGQYTISASRAEVATEIAISGESSVAEDQTYTLQLDEVVEGGSPIQSWTINWGDGTIQVVAGNPNSVTHTYADGTGEFTIQATATDGDETFAADNHVVNVFDPVPDLATSGATYVVEGNSFQLGLSAAGDGAASITHWTINWGDGTVQVVSGNPNSVSHVYTDGTTVVTIQAAATNSFGTYTAASKNVTVQNAAATLEISGSGTTQGGSTYTLGLLSTDSGNDTISHWTINWGDGTIEQINGDPSTATHSYANSDGQFTISATATDEDGTYAANNLIVQVVEETNPPLNFNSFSVNSYSQGQDKAGNAAVYDGGSTLQLTGNVWKRINYDYTITVDTVLELEFSSLRAAELSAIGFDTDLHHDQHRAFQLAGTDSWGLQDFRVPNTNDSELVRIVIPIGQFYTGEVRYLFFINDEDVSNPNSVSTFANVQVYESMTAHDDVFAADEADGSVTLDVLANDSKTTGVSDPLEIIAVSQGSAGGTIFIANGGTNLVYTPATGFYGTETFTYTMTDGIPNNESTGKVTVAVEAATSLSGESEASVGENYVLRLDTRDGLAVSNWTVDWGDGTVQNVAGNPTYLTHIYQNSGRQHTITATAANGGSQYGSVSHGVDVDVVEVNFDQRPIRSYAGNQDANGDASVEKDGNAVRLDGNVWKRISMPMTITSETVLEFDLRILREGEIHGIGFDNDWYHSSSRTFQLRGSDTWGRQDFRTSSNTNGTVHYVIPIGEFYQGYVKYLFFVNDEDVYRPRSEVVFSNIRVYEHGPAPQEPVESAAPVASPELVAADPHVSSSNGLTAILAEVDKQLLLAENHAYPTAAESTQPVPVSTPTHPMNQQSFSTFESWPVTQRSHGDSFLSNSIADELAANELFFALYDGMLD; encoded by the coding sequence ATGTCCAGCAGCCTCGATTTGAATGGCGGCATGCACACCGATGATGACGAAACAAACCATTCCCACGGATGCGGCTGTGGTTGTTGCGTCGGTGGCCATCTGCATGGACTCGACCCCATCGAAACGACCACAACCCCCGACGAATCAGGGGATGGTGAACAATATCCCTTGGCCAGTTTGCCGTTGCTCTCCAGCAACCCCACGGCGTCGGTGAAATTGTACTTGGATTTTGACGGGCATTTTGAATCCCAGTGGGGCGCTTACAGCAACATCACTTCGCCGGCATTCAGCATCGATGGCGATTACAGCAGTTTTAGCACGGCTGAAATCGATGCGATTACCGAAATCTGGCAGAGAGTCTCTGAAGACTTCGCACCGTTTAACATTGATGTGACGACCATCGAACCTGGCAGCTTCGCAAACGGAGAAGCGATGCGTGTCGTAATCGGTGGTAACAGCAGTTGGTATGGCGGCACCGTTGGCGGATTGGGTTACATCAACTCCTTTACCGATTCGGTCGTGAATACCGTATATGTCTTTCCGGACCACCTTGCCAAAAACGCCCGGTACATCGGCGAAGCAGCCTCCCACGAAGCCGGGCATGGTTTTGGTCTCAGGCATCAAAGCAGGTACGTCGACGGCTCCAAAACCCATGAATACAATCCCGGCGGCAACGGCTGGGCGCCGATCATGGGATCGTCGTACTACCAAACGCGCAGCACGTGGAGCGACGGCACGACATATTCCTCGAACGCTTATCAAGACGACATGGAAGTCATCGCCCGCGCCGCCAACGGGTTTGGCTACCGCACGGACGACCATGGCGGGTTGGGCTCCGCAACGACGCTTTCCTTCACCGGCAACAATGCGTCGGCGTCGGGTATCCTCGAGAAAATGAGCGATCAAGACGCCTTCTCGTTCACGGCGGCCGCGGGGCAGTTGACACTACAATTGAACGTCGCCGAAGTTGGGGCCAACCTCGACAGTGTTCTCGAATTGCGAACGCAAGCGGGAGACTTGATTGCGACCGCCGACCCGTCCAATAACTTTGGCGCGACCATTTCGACGACTGTCGATGGTGGGAATTACGTGCTGGTCGTGCGTAGCACCGGGGAATACGGCTCGGTAGGACAATACACGATATCCGCCTCGCGCGCTGAGGTGGCTACAGAGATTGCCATTTCCGGTGAGTCCTCTGTCGCCGAAGATCAGACCTATACTCTGCAACTCGATGAAGTTGTCGAAGGCGGGTCCCCGATTCAAAGTTGGACGATCAATTGGGGCGACGGAACAATTCAAGTCGTCGCTGGGAATCCTAACTCCGTCACGCACACTTATGCCGATGGTACGGGTGAATTCACGATTCAAGCGACTGCGACCGACGGAGATGAGACCTTTGCGGCCGACAACCATGTAGTCAACGTGTTCGATCCCGTCCCGGATCTAGCGACATCCGGAGCGACGTATGTCGTCGAGGGAAACTCCTTCCAACTGGGGCTCTCGGCCGCGGGTGATGGAGCAGCATCCATCACACACTGGACCATCAATTGGGGCGACGGCACGGTCCAGGTTGTTTCCGGAAACCCGAACAGCGTCTCCCACGTTTACACCGACGGCACAACAGTCGTGACAATTCAAGCTGCTGCGACGAATTCCTTCGGAACCTATACCGCCGCTTCTAAAAATGTCACCGTACAAAACGCAGCGGCCACGCTGGAGATTTCAGGAAGCGGCACAACGCAAGGCGGCAGCACGTACACACTCGGACTGTTGTCGACAGATTCCGGGAACGACACAATTTCGCATTGGACGATCAACTGGGGGGACGGCACGATCGAGCAGATCAACGGCGACCCCTCGACGGCCACTCACTCCTATGCCAACAGCGACGGACAATTTACAATTTCAGCCACGGCGACGGACGAGGACGGGACCTATGCAGCCAATAACTTGATCGTGCAGGTCGTCGAAGAGACCAACCCCCCATTGAATTTCAATAGTTTCAGCGTCAATAGTTATAGCCAAGGGCAAGACAAAGCAGGAAACGCAGCAGTCTACGACGGCGGCTCAACACTGCAGTTGACAGGTAACGTTTGGAAACGCATTAACTACGACTATACGATCACCGTCGACACGGTACTGGAATTGGAATTCAGCAGTCTCAGAGCGGCGGAACTGTCAGCAATTGGTTTTGACACAGACCTGCACCACGACCAACACCGCGCATTTCAACTCGCCGGGACCGACTCATGGGGATTGCAGGATTTTCGCGTTCCCAACACCAACGACTCCGAATTGGTGCGGATTGTTATTCCCATCGGCCAGTTTTATACCGGAGAGGTTCGATACCTCTTCTTCATCAATGACGAGGACGTTTCGAATCCGAATTCGGTCAGTACGTTTGCTAACGTGCAGGTCTATGAGTCGATGACGGCTCACGATGACGTGTTTGCGGCCGATGAAGCGGATGGTTCGGTCACTCTCGACGTCCTCGCCAACGACAGCAAAACTACGGGAGTCTCAGACCCCTTAGAAATTATCGCTGTCAGCCAAGGCTCGGCGGGCGGGACCATCTTCATTGCCAATGGCGGGACAAATCTCGTCTATACCCCGGCCACAGGATTTTACGGCACGGAGACGTTCACCTACACAATGACCGACGGAATACCCAATAATGAGTCTACGGGTAAGGTCACGGTAGCGGTTGAGGCAGCCACTTCGCTCAGTGGCGAGAGTGAAGCTTCGGTCGGCGAAAATTACGTGTTACGACTCGACACCCGCGACGGATTGGCCGTGTCCAATTGGACGGTCGATTGGGGTGACGGTACGGTTCAGAATGTCGCCGGCAATCCCACTTACCTGACGCACATCTACCAGAACAGCGGCCGGCAACATACGATCACAGCAACGGCGGCGAACGGCGGCTCACAATATGGCTCGGTGTCACACGGCGTTGATGTCGATGTCGTGGAGGTCAACTTCGACCAACGTCCGATTCGTTCGTACGCTGGGAATCAAGACGCCAATGGCGATGCATCGGTGGAAAAAGACGGAAACGCAGTCCGTCTGGACGGGAACGTCTGGAAACGTATCAGCATGCCGATGACGATTACCAGCGAAACGGTGTTGGAATTCGACCTGCGGATCCTGCGTGAAGGAGAAATTCACGGCATCGGATTTGACAATGATTGGTACCATAGCTCTTCACGCACGTTCCAACTACGCGGTAGCGATACCTGGGGACGACAAGATTTTCGCACTTCCTCGAATACCAATGGCACAGTGCACTACGTCATTCCCATCGGGGAATTCTACCAGGGATACGTGAAGTATCTGTTCTTCGTCAATGATGAAGATGTTTACAGGCCCCGCTCAGAAGTCGTTTTTTCCAACATCCGCGTTTACGAACATGGCCCTGCCCCGCAGGAACCTGTCGAGAGCGCTGCGCCGGTAGCGAGCCCCGAATTGGTCGCCGCTGATCCTCACGTTTCCTCGTCAAATGGACTCACTGCAATCCTCGCAGAAGTCGACAAGCAATTGCTACTGGCAGAGAACCATGCGTATCCGACCGCTGCGGAATCCACACAACCCGTCCCAGTCTCCACTCCAACACATCCGATGAATCAGCAGTCATTTTCGACGTTCGAATCATGGCCCGTTACACAGAGATCTCACGGCGACTCTTTCCTCTCAAATTCCATCGCAGATGAGTTGGCGGCGAACGAGCTGTTTTTCGCTCTCTACGACGGTATGCTGGACTGA
- a CDS encoding winged helix-turn-helix domain-containing protein, with product MAAKKTTRKTTTAKKEKLSQIQTAIRVLEKSKEPLNCQAMVEQMAKQRLWKSPGGKTPAATLYAAILRDIQKQGKHARFKKVDRGLFTLNR from the coding sequence ATGGCCGCGAAGAAAACGACCCGCAAAACGACCACCGCCAAGAAGGAAAAATTGAGCCAGATTCAGACCGCGATCCGCGTGCTCGAAAAATCAAAAGAACCGCTGAACTGCCAGGCGATGGTCGAGCAGATGGCCAAACAGCGTTTGTGGAAATCGCCCGGCGGCAAGACTCCGGCGGCGACGCTTTACGCCGCCATTCTCAGGGACATCCAGAAGCAGGGCAAACATGCCCGCTTCAAGAAGGTGGATCGCGGTTTGTTCACGCTGAACCGCTAG
- a CDS encoding PEP-CTERM sorting domain-containing protein produces MSFFTRLLGVCGVICLLSSPSSVSANSFLFSGSDNGGMATGVMDIGIGTTTVANDTVVVKIQNTSPTTLINGTGVNASAITGFGFNLLDPEPGVFSWTLTAFEKNSNGVLNGTSTVIGGSSGAPSTNPWALDLDAGTGNLNFDYYPSTSPGSTSKGGIYNPDATSGFGGSPHYFSEAILRIQFDVPPLPVLDLNSSPFLRYQVVGNGGSLKLFGTPNDGPDPGPGVVPEPSSFVLFGLGAIGLGAFVRRRNQKLKTRIN; encoded by the coding sequence ATGAGTTTTTTCACAAGGTTATTGGGCGTTTGCGGCGTGATCTGCTTGCTCTCATCACCTTCTTCAGTATCTGCCAACTCGTTTTTGTTTTCTGGGTCAGACAACGGGGGGATGGCGACGGGAGTCATGGACATTGGAATTGGCACGACTACAGTCGCCAATGACACAGTTGTCGTGAAAATTCAAAACACATCCCCAACGACGCTTATCAATGGAACCGGCGTGAATGCGTCAGCCATCACAGGGTTTGGCTTCAACTTATTGGACCCCGAGCCGGGAGTTTTTTCGTGGACGCTGACAGCGTTTGAAAAAAATTCCAATGGAGTTTTGAATGGCACCTCGACAGTCATCGGCGGATCCTCGGGTGCCCCATCGACCAACCCATGGGCGTTAGATCTTGATGCAGGGACTGGAAACCTGAATTTCGACTATTACCCCAGCACGTCCCCCGGCTCAACATCCAAGGGCGGAATTTATAATCCAGATGCGACGAGTGGTTTCGGTGGTTCTCCGCACTATTTCTCAGAAGCCATACTGAGAATTCAATTCGATGTCCCGCCCTTGCCCGTCTTGGATTTAAACAGCTCGCCTTTTTTGCGGTACCAGGTCGTTGGAAATGGCGGTAGTTTGAAGCTTTTTGGCACTCCCAATGACGGCCCTGATCCCGGTCCTGGTGTGGTTCCCGAGCCCAGCAGTTTTGTTCTGTTTGGTCTCGGGGCAATTGGTCTCGGGGCTTTTGTTCGCCGTCGTAACCAGAAATTGAAGACTCGAATCAACTGA
- a CDS encoding PEP-CTERM sorting domain-containing protein translates to MNAFTRVLAVGALALVASSSVAQAESMLFMDNFIGHGMGELYTGPTSGNSIAPFTTESSTNNGRVTLYGGGLLMDVNTSGSYNLNEANLVLNLEDWEGIRVTFNHRSYDDEVHGFATDESRVGGSGDQDAGQLNPFVDHSNADGVAVSVDGENFVPIWTPSAGESNSNWYNVQLNSVDAAIAQALNLAGGNGSLSTVTFRLQQYDNYTKPSDGRGWDWVTIYGTEKPSGAPGVVPEPSSFVLLGIGAMGLVGYSWRRRKTRKVA, encoded by the coding sequence ATGAACGCGTTCACAAGAGTACTGGCAGTCGGGGCTTTGGCATTAGTCGCCAGTTCATCCGTTGCTCAAGCGGAGTCCATGTTATTCATGGATAACTTTATCGGACACGGAATGGGGGAGTTGTACACCGGTCCGACGAGCGGAAACTCGATCGCCCCGTTCACAACCGAATCCAGTACAAATAACGGCCGAGTCACACTCTATGGTGGCGGGTTGTTGATGGATGTGAATACCAGTGGCAGCTACAACCTCAATGAAGCGAATCTCGTCTTAAACTTGGAAGATTGGGAAGGTATTCGTGTGACGTTTAACCACCGATCCTATGATGACGAAGTTCACGGATTTGCAACAGACGAATCTCGAGTGGGTGGGAGTGGCGACCAAGATGCCGGGCAACTGAACCCGTTTGTCGATCACTCTAATGCGGACGGCGTGGCCGTGAGTGTTGATGGTGAGAACTTTGTGCCGATTTGGACGCCGAGTGCCGGGGAAAGTAACTCTAATTGGTACAACGTTCAGCTCAATTCCGTAGACGCCGCGATCGCCCAAGCTTTAAACCTTGCTGGTGGCAACGGCTCGCTGTCAACCGTGACGTTTCGTCTGCAGCAATACGACAACTATACCAAACCCTCAGATGGTCGGGGCTGGGATTGGGTCACGATCTACGGCACCGAAAAGCCGTCCGGAGCGCCCGGGGTGGTTCCCGAACCTTCCAGCTTTGTCTTGCTGGGAATCGGAGCCATGGGGCTTGTTGGCTACAGCTGGCGTCGCCGGAAGACTCGCAAGGTTGCGTAG
- a CDS encoding mandelate racemase/muconate lactonizing enzyme family protein: MKITNVICQVLRSASVESKTASCQDVVLVRIRTDSGLEGIGEADSSPEVVKAIIDAPFSHNIACGLREVLLGENPLETERLWQKMYRATMYFGRTSVTISAMAALDMALWDLKGKHFGEPIHRLLGGKQHDSIRAYASILFGRDGQETAEIGQRWIAAGYTAVKFGWEPMGQSEALDIELVRGAREGIGENTLLIDAGCVWDTRTALRRATAFAEFDIEWLEEPLREDNIDGYVWLRDRSPVAIASGEGECGREAFRPLLDRRALDVYQVDLSRNGFTDAAYIKARVEEIGARPCNHSYTSPITVAASVQWLCTCRDAFLFEDCVEDVPMRHELTHERIQATNGSIEVSDRPGLGITLNEEFVAAHLVDESV, translated from the coding sequence ATGAAAATCACCAATGTCATCTGTCAAGTTTTGCGGTCCGCTTCGGTCGAATCCAAGACCGCCAGTTGCCAAGACGTTGTCCTAGTGCGAATTCGCACGGATTCGGGATTGGAAGGCATTGGGGAGGCCGATTCCTCGCCGGAGGTCGTCAAAGCCATTATCGACGCCCCATTCAGCCACAACATCGCCTGCGGCTTGCGCGAAGTCTTGTTGGGTGAGAATCCGCTGGAAACCGAGCGGCTGTGGCAAAAGATGTACCGGGCTACGATGTATTTTGGACGGACTTCGGTCACGATATCGGCCATGGCGGCGCTTGATATGGCGCTGTGGGACCTGAAAGGCAAGCATTTTGGCGAGCCGATTCACCGGCTTTTGGGGGGCAAGCAGCACGACTCGATTCGCGCGTATGCGTCGATTCTGTTTGGCCGCGACGGTCAGGAAACGGCGGAGATTGGCCAACGGTGGATCGCCGCTGGGTATACAGCGGTCAAATTCGGTTGGGAGCCGATGGGTCAAAGCGAAGCGCTGGACATCGAACTGGTCCGCGGCGCGCGAGAGGGGATCGGCGAGAACACGCTGTTGATCGACGCCGGGTGCGTGTGGGATACGCGGACCGCTTTACGGCGAGCGACCGCATTTGCGGAGTTCGACATCGAGTGGCTGGAAGAACCGTTGCGGGAGGACAATATCGACGGCTATGTCTGGCTGCGCGATCGCTCCCCAGTGGCAATCGCATCCGGAGAAGGGGAGTGTGGACGCGAAGCGTTTCGCCCGCTGTTGGATCGCCGGGCATTGGACGTCTATCAAGTCGATTTGTCCCGCAATGGATTTACGGATGCCGCCTACATCAAGGCCCGCGTGGAGGAGATCGGCGCACGTCCTTGTAACCATTCCTACACCAGTCCGATCACAGTTGCCGCCAGTGTCCAATGGCTCTGCACCTGCCGCGATGCCTTTTTGTTCGAAGATTGCGTCGAGGATGTCCCCATGCGGCATGAGCTGACGCACGAACGAATTCAAGCGACCAATGGCAGCATCGAAGTCTCCGACCGGCCGGGATTGGGGATCACGCTGAACGAGGAGTTTGTGGCGGCGCATTTGGTTGATGAGTCGGTGTGA